A single window of Malus sylvestris chromosome 5, drMalSylv7.2, whole genome shotgun sequence DNA harbors:
- the LOC126622524 gene encoding uncharacterized protein LOC126622524, producing MGVVYELMRVVNDELERKHGARWVIKIIEDRWYKTLYHDLHAAAYYLNPRYQYRPGVGDDGNLIRVVHNVYSKLDPASPAVGQFGNELTWFKDARRTFGEPTSVAARTNMSPTEWWIMYGTDAPTVRKLAIKVLSQTASSSACERNWSTFALIHTKQRNKFTNWAQSPRTRSTIENLYPRAMSPPNTITSTKKVLRDAELSSRKVKKYCAKISPTNLRRSPTVAPMQ from the exons atgggggtagtatatgagttgatgcgtgtagtgaatgatgaattggaaagaaaacatggtgcaaggtgggtcataaagataattgaagaccgatggtataaaacattataccacgatttgcatgcagcag catattatttgaatccccgataccaatacagacccggtgttggagatgatggtaaccttatacgtgttgtacataatgtatactcaaaattagaccctgcatcaccagcagttggccaatttggaaatgag ctaacatggtttaaagatgcaagaagaacttttggagaaccaacatcagttgctgctcgaacaaatatgtctccta ctgaatggtggatcatgtatgggaccgatgcaccaactgtgagaaagttagcaatcaaagtattatcacaaacagcttcctcatctgcttgtgaaagaaattggagcacatttgcactcatacacacaaagcaaagaaataa gttcaCAAACTGGGCACAAAGCCCAAGAACAAGGTCAACAATAGAAAACTTATACCCTAGAGCTATGAGTCCTCCAAATACTatcactagtacaaaaaaggttttgcgcgacgcagaaCTTTCATCTCGCAAAGTCAAAAAATATTGCGCAAAAATTAGCCCAACGAACCTTCGTCGCTCACCCACCGTTGCGCCAATGCAATGA
- the LOC126621054 gene encoding uncharacterized protein LOC126621054 yields the protein MVEKCTTVLQEATSQLPPETPIEGVIVPEDVGLQIMTKVLDQKLDRRHGKVVRCMGKAGVHETGASSSRSSTGEVNALKEEVTVLKGQPMTQGKHIRAQDEWMSMIVQPLAMSDLQIPMLAPDLAPHSTS from the coding sequence ATGGTGGAAAAGTGCACTACTGTTCTCCAAGAAGCAACATCACAGCTTCCCCCGGAGACCCCGATCGAGGGCGTCATTGTACCCGAGGATGTAGGTCTTCAGATCATGACTAAGGTCCTGGATCAGAAGTTGGATCGTCGGCATGGCAAGGTTGTTCGATGTATGGGAAAGGCAGGGGTTCATGAGACCGGTGCCTCCTCTTCCAGATCGTCCACAGGAGAGGTCAATGCCCTGAAGGAGGAAGTAACAGTCCTAAAAGGTCAGCCTATGACCCAAGGCAAGCACATTAGGGCCCAGGACGAGTGGATGAGTATGATTGTACAGCCCTTAGCGATGTCCGACCTCCAAATCCCGATGCTAGCACCAGATCTTGCTCCACATTCGACTTCCTAG
- the LOC126622525 gene encoding secreted RxLR effector protein 161-like — MEHCKPTSTPSKPHTQLLVFEGIPMIDPTLYRSLVGALQYLTFSRPNIAYSVNMVCQFMNNPTDLHLHLVKRILRYLQGTITCGLKYTKGEDMSITTYSDSDWASNINTRRSITGYVVYLGSNPISWQSKKQSTVSRSSTEAEYKAIAHYTADIFWIRSLLRDMHQFLPPPSYLHCDNLSALAICSNPDYHFVREKVQKGDMRVQYLPTKEQVADVLTKGLHSPIFVKHCHNLSLGSQFANSSIAVRGWSLAE; from the coding sequence ATGGAACATTGTAAACCTACATCTACACCTTCCAAACCTCATACTCAGTTGCTTGTGTTTGAAGGCATACCAATGATAGACCCTACTCTCTATAGAAGCTTGGTGGGTGCTTTACAGTACTTAACATTCTCTAGGCCTAATATAGCATACTCAGTGAATATGGTGTGTCAGTTCATGAACAATCCAACAGACTTGCACCTTCATTTGGTCAAGCGAATTCTGAGGTATTTACAAGGTACTATTACATGTGGTTTGAAGTACACAAAGGGTGAAGATATGTCAATCACAACCTATTCAGATTCAGACTGGGCATCAAACATCAATACTAGGAGGTCAATAACTGGATATGTGGTGTACTTAGGTTCTAATCCTATTTCATGGCAATCCAAGAAGCAGTCAACTGTCTCAAGAAGCTCGACAGAGGCAGAATATAAGGCAATAGCTCATTATACAGCTGATATTTTTTGGATCAGATCATTGCTAAGAGATATGCATCAATTTCTTCCCCCACCTTCTTATCTTCACTGTGACAACTTGTCAGCTCTTGCTATCTGTTCAAATCCTGATTATCACTTTGTAAGGGAAAAAGTACAAAAAGGTGATATGCGTGTTCAATATCTTCCCACAAAAGAGCAAGTTGCTGATGTTCTAACTAAAGGACTACATAGTCCTATATTTGTAAAGCATTGTCACAACTTGAGCTTGGGTTCACAATTTGCAAACTCTAGTATTGCAGTTCGAGGTTGGTCACTTGCAGAATAG